One window from the genome of Myxococcales bacterium encodes:
- a CDS encoding DUF1287 domain-containing protein, with amino-acid sequence MKQSRTERTSGPRARGLVFVMAAALWLLDAARAIGEVAPPSALWPARVDIGIWVADHDGDGIPNGQDVLVGAQKVLAHRATYDAAYYSLTFPRGDIPADRAACADVLVRALRHAGVDLQLELWRDIARAPSAYPMVRRRDPNIDHRRVKTLLPYFLRHVAQRSPRGDDPADPVLPGDIIFFDTMRAMKGPDHVGIASDRWVDGVPLVIGALSSRTPVAELPLLRAMLITHRFRL; translated from the coding sequence GTGAAGCAGTCGCGCACGGAACGGACGAGCGGACCCAGGGCCCGCGGCCTGGTTTTCGTGATGGCCGCCGCCCTGTGGCTGCTTGACGCGGCGCGCGCGATCGGTGAAGTTGCGCCGCCGAGCGCTCTTTGGCCCGCCCGCGTCGACATTGGCATTTGGGTCGCGGACCACGATGGCGACGGCATTCCAAACGGCCAGGACGTGCTCGTCGGCGCCCAAAAGGTCCTGGCACACCGCGCGACCTACGACGCGGCTTACTATTCGCTCACGTTTCCGCGCGGCGATATACCGGCCGATCGCGCCGCCTGCGCCGACGTCTTGGTGCGCGCGCTGCGCCATGCCGGCGTTGACCTCCAGCTCGAGCTGTGGCGCGACATCGCGCGCGCGCCCAGCGCCTACCCGATGGTGAGGCGACGCGATCCAAATATCGACCATCGCCGCGTAAAAACCTTGCTGCCGTACTTTTTGCGTCACGTGGCGCAACGCAGCCCACGCGGCGATGACCCAGCGGATCCCGTGTTGCCCGGGGACATCATTTTCTTTGATACGATGCGGGCCATGAAAGGGCCCGACCATGTCGGTATTGCTAGCGATCGCTGGGTCGACGGGGTCCCGCTGGTGATTGGCGCGCTGTCATCACGCACGCCCGTGGCGGAGCTGCCGCTGCTGCGCGCTATGCTCATCACCCATCGGTTTCGTCTATGA
- a CDS encoding sel1 repeat family protein: MRLEAALLIIVCAAACEGGTASQKNDASPRTEAQARIPATPALREGLAVLLAACERRDGEACRNAGVITSEGIGVSPDPAKAATLFARACELGSAAGCNNLGLAYALGLGVVADAPKAASLYDQGCAAGSSLACRNWALMALDGKGLARNPALAEQRLTAACESGLALACSSLGAAYRDQKLASADPAKSSVPWFVRACNNGDASACRIVGEAYLRGSGVPKGAAPAAMWLGLACDQGELRACELLGKTQPSPAQDNATR, from the coding sequence ATGCGTCTCGAAGCGGCACTGCTTATCATCGTTTGCGCGGCGGCCTGCGAGGGCGGCACGGCGTCACAAAAAAATGACGCCTCGCCGCGCACCGAGGCGCAGGCGCGCATTCCTGCCACGCCCGCGTTGCGAGAGGGGTTGGCCGTTTTGCTTGCGGCATGTGAGCGCCGCGACGGCGAGGCGTGTCGCAATGCAGGCGTGATCACCAGCGAGGGCATTGGCGTGTCGCCCGATCCCGCCAAAGCCGCGACACTATTTGCCCGCGCATGCGAGCTAGGCTCCGCGGCGGGATGCAACAACCTGGGCCTCGCGTATGCGCTTGGGCTAGGCGTGGTCGCCGATGCCCCCAAGGCCGCGAGCTTGTATGATCAGGGCTGCGCCGCGGGCAGCTCGCTTGCGTGCCGCAACTGGGCGTTGATGGCGCTCGACGGCAAGGGCCTTGCGCGCAACCCCGCGCTCGCCGAGCAGCGACTCACCGCGGCGTGCGAGAGCGGGCTGGCGCTGGCGTGCTCGTCGCTGGGCGCCGCATATCGCGATCAGAAGCTCGCGTCGGCCGATCCGGCGAAAAGCTCGGTGCCGTGGTTTGTGCGCGCTTGCAACAACGGAGACGCCAGCGCGTGCCGCATCGTGGGTGAGGCATACCTGCGTGGCAGCGGCGTACCCAAGGGCGCGGCACCGGCGGCCATGTGGCTCGGTTTGGCGTGCGATCAAGGTGAACTTCGAGCGTGCGAGCTGCTTGGCAAAACGCAACCATCGCCGGCGCAAGATAACGCAACGCGCTAA
- the larE gene encoding ATP-dependent sacrificial sulfur transferase LarE, which produces MVVATTPVDSKLAHLHRLLGAHERVMVAFSGGVDSAFLLKAAVDALGDRAYAITAVSPTMARSEARDAEALGRELGLGERHVLAPSHELARPGFADNPTDRCAMCKSELMDIARPLAASLGITAIALGTNLDDLGDVRPGIAAAQAQGAIMPLVDAGYYKQEIRTASQRLGLRTWDKPQLACLSSRFPYGTRITTDRLAQVDGFEDALRALGFGQLRVRFHEQVARLELDAAGMARLADESLRQQIVALGKQHGFTYIALDLQGFRSGSLNEALAPPLIQLARRGTRVVP; this is translated from the coding sequence ATGGTCGTGGCCACAACGCCTGTCGACAGCAAACTCGCCCACCTGCATCGCCTGCTGGGAGCGCACGAGCGCGTCATGGTCGCCTTTTCGGGTGGGGTCGACTCGGCCTTCTTGCTCAAAGCCGCGGTCGATGCGCTTGGCGATCGCGCGTACGCGATCACCGCCGTCTCGCCCACCATGGCACGCAGCGAGGCGCGCGATGCCGAGGCGCTGGGGCGCGAGCTTGGCCTCGGTGAGCGCCACGTCCTGGCACCATCGCACGAGCTGGCGCGGCCAGGCTTTGCCGACAACCCAACCGATCGCTGCGCGATGTGCAAGTCAGAATTAATGGACATCGCGCGGCCGCTGGCGGCGTCGCTTGGCATTACGGCCATCGCGCTCGGTACCAACCTCGATGACTTGGGCGACGTTCGGCCTGGCATTGCGGCGGCGCAGGCACAAGGCGCCATCATGCCGCTGGTCGACGCGGGCTATTACAAGCAGGAGATTCGCACCGCGTCGCAACGGCTTGGGCTACGCACCTGGGATAAGCCTCAGCTTGCCTGCCTGTCGTCGCGGTTTCCGTATGGCACGCGCATCACGACGGATCGCCTCGCGCAAGTCGATGGCTTTGAAGACGCCCTGCGGGCGCTGGGCTTTGGCCAATTGCGCGTGCGGTTTCACGAGCAAGTCGCGCGACTCGAGCTCGACGCCGCTGGCATGGCCCGCCTCGCCGATGAGTCGCTGCGACAACAAATCGTCGCGCTCGGCAAGCAGCATGGCTTCACCTATATTGCGCTCGATTTGCAGGGCTTTCGCTCCGGCTCGCTCAACGAAGCCCTCGCGCCACCGCTCATTCAACTTGCCCGCCGCGGCACGCGCGTGGTGCCGTAA
- a CDS encoding Mov34/MPN/PAD-1 family protein — translation MEARQIVVSEALRAALYDAARAAYPNECCGWLTATSLRPCHNAQATAAHPTTINRSAETAYVIDGDDLIAFASAFAGGDLPLAVYHSHPNGRAYFSPTDRACALDPWGDGPAYPVAHIVVGVAARGVTEVAVFAWCDEARDFVETDRWNVI, via the coding sequence ATGGAAGCGCGCCAGATTGTCGTCAGTGAGGCGTTGCGCGCCGCGCTCTATGACGCCGCGCGCGCCGCCTATCCGAACGAATGCTGCGGCTGGCTGACGGCGACGTCGCTGCGCCCATGCCACAACGCGCAGGCCACCGCGGCGCATCCCACCACCATCAACCGCAGCGCCGAGACCGCGTATGTCATCGACGGCGACGACTTGATCGCGTTTGCGTCGGCCTTTGCCGGCGGCGACCTGCCTCTCGCGGTCTATCACTCGCATCCCAACGGCCGCGCGTATTTTTCGCCGACCGATCGCGCCTGCGCCCTTGACCCGTGGGGCGATGGGCCAGCCTACCCCGTCGCCCACATCGTGGTTGGCGTCGCGGCACGCGGCGTTACCGAGGTGGCCGTCTTTGCATGGTGCGATGAGGCCCGCGACTTCGTCGAGACGGATCGCTGGAACGTGATATAA
- the cysK gene encoding cysteine synthase A, producing the protein MSGRPPHRAIRSPLELIGNTPMIRLAHQLAGSAEVWCKCEHFSPGGSVKDRIALAMVDAAEAAGQIEPGISTLVEPTSGNTGIGLALVAAARRYTLILTMPESMSLERRQLLASYGAKLVLTPAEHGMQGAVEAAHKIRTADKHAIILDQFRNPANPATHRLHTGPEILAQMAAVGPVDAFVAGVGTGGTISGVGAVLRKVSPGVKIVAVEPSTSRVLSGGKPGPHKIQGIGANFIPGNFDRSVVTEIRAVDERAAYETSRQLAKQEGLLVGISAGANVFVARQLAAELGPGKRVVTVLCDTGERYFSMEGHFA; encoded by the coding sequence ATGTCAGGTCGCCCACCCCATCGCGCAATACGCAGCCCGCTCGAACTCATTGGCAACACGCCGATGATACGGCTCGCGCATCAGCTCGCCGGGTCGGCGGAGGTGTGGTGCAAGTGCGAACACTTTAGTCCAGGCGGCTCGGTCAAAGACCGCATTGCGCTGGCGATGGTCGATGCGGCCGAGGCTGCGGGCCAGATTGAGCCCGGAATTTCGACCCTGGTTGAGCCAACCAGCGGCAACACCGGCATTGGACTAGCGCTCGTCGCTGCGGCCCGCCGCTATACGCTCATATTAACCATGCCGGAATCGATGAGCCTTGAGCGCCGCCAGCTGCTCGCCTCGTATGGCGCTAAGTTAGTGCTCACGCCTGCCGAACACGGCATGCAAGGCGCCGTTGAGGCCGCGCATAAAATTCGCACCGCCGATAAACACGCGATCATCCTCGATCAATTCCGCAATCCGGCCAACCCCGCGACGCATCGCCTCCACACGGGTCCGGAAATTCTCGCCCAGATGGCGGCAGTGGGCCCCGTCGATGCATTTGTTGCCGGGGTCGGCACCGGGGGCACGATTAGCGGCGTCGGCGCCGTGCTGCGCAAGGTTTCGCCCGGCGTGAAAATCGTCGCGGTCGAACCCAGCACCAGCCGCGTGCTGTCGGGCGGCAAGCCAGGCCCACACAAGATCCAAGGCATCGGCGCCAACTTCATACCGGGCAATTTCGATCGCAGCGTCGTCACCGAGATCCGCGCGGTCGATGAACGCGCGGCCTATGAGACGTCGCGGCAGCTCGCCAAGCAAGAAGGCCTCTTGGTTGGCATCTCTGCCGGCGCCAACGTATTTGTCGCACGGCAGCTCGCTGCGGAACTCGGCCCTGGCAAGCGCGTCGTAACGGTGTTGTGCGACACCGGCGAGCGCTACTTCTCCATGGAAGGACATTTCGCCTAA
- a CDS encoding N-acetylmuramoyl-L-alanine amidase, translated as MGDLIIAGQRFSIDAPIVNFAEAPFWDASAERCVGSNACADGIYPFGKDVKNQRARRYSYRAALRRYGAHPPLAAVRAVIRQFVVHHDGCPDSATCWNVLHNERGLSCHFLIDNDGTIYQTLDLAYNGYHAADFNPHSIGVELSNRGDALKDPSYYANRGQKRDVRPVKVHNHTYLAFDYTEAQYRAMRALAGGLSRLLPNLPLEYPQELPGHQAWGMLEGGQGYSGYLGHYHCTTRKWDPGPFDLKAFCEALRGAMCFPLAIPAAKDAREKPEVPATAEAVASAVNELYRANEETADGGFFPFGPWGQSRLWHGGVHLVTTHQAPVFSPFSGRVVAARMGGTSAVGSTNFALVKHRMNVGPQPLLFYSLYMHLADVQRQAEATRPPPRWLASAMGKKPSKAGEIILCDEPVEGGEVLGYVGLAGPAELLRAQLHFSIFSPGELFRDASPSPWTMYDGSAGGRFCDVADLVALVDADGNGDFSRDELTDLFLSLAIAISCAGW; from the coding sequence GTGGGCGACCTCATCATCGCGGGCCAGCGTTTCTCCATTGATGCGCCCATCGTCAATTTTGCGGAAGCGCCATTTTGGGACGCCAGCGCCGAGCGTTGCGTTGGCTCCAACGCTTGCGCCGACGGCATCTATCCGTTTGGCAAGGACGTTAAAAACCAGCGCGCGCGACGCTATTCGTATCGCGCGGCCTTGCGCCGCTACGGCGCCCATCCCCCGCTTGCCGCCGTGCGCGCCGTCATCCGCCAGTTCGTCGTGCACCACGACGGCTGCCCTGACTCGGCGACGTGCTGGAACGTGCTCCACAATGAGCGCGGGCTCTCGTGTCATTTTCTAATCGACAACGATGGCACCATCTATCAGACGCTAGACCTCGCCTACAATGGCTATCACGCCGCGGACTTCAACCCGCACAGCATTGGCGTCGAGCTGAGTAACCGCGGCGATGCGCTGAAAGATCCGTCGTACTACGCCAATCGCGGGCAAAAACGCGACGTCCGTCCGGTCAAGGTGCACAACCACACCTACTTGGCCTTTGACTATACCGAGGCACAATACCGAGCTATGCGCGCGCTGGCCGGCGGTTTGTCGCGGCTGCTGCCTAACTTGCCACTTGAATACCCGCAAGAGCTGCCGGGGCATCAGGCGTGGGGCATGCTCGAGGGTGGGCAAGGCTATAGCGGCTATCTCGGGCATTATCATTGCACGACGCGCAAGTGGGACCCTGGCCCGTTTGATCTAAAGGCGTTTTGCGAGGCGCTGCGCGGCGCGATGTGTTTTCCGCTCGCCATTCCCGCCGCCAAGGACGCGCGCGAAAAACCCGAGGTGCCGGCCACGGCCGAGGCCGTCGCCTCGGCGGTTAACGAGCTCTATCGCGCCAACGAAGAAACGGCCGACGGCGGCTTCTTTCCGTTTGGCCCGTGGGGGCAGTCGCGCCTGTGGCACGGCGGCGTGCATTTGGTGACCACCCACCAGGCGCCGGTTTTTTCGCCGTTTAGCGGCCGCGTCGTCGCGGCGCGCATGGGCGGCACGAGCGCGGTGGGCAGCACGAATTTCGCGCTCGTCAAACACCGCATGAACGTCGGCCCGCAGCCCTTGCTGTTTTATTCGCTCTACATGCATCTCGCCGACGTGCAACGCCAAGCTGAAGCGACGCGCCCACCGCCACGCTGGCTGGCGTCGGCAATGGGCAAAAAACCATCCAAGGCTGGCGAGATTATTCTTTGTGATGAGCCCGTCGAAGGCGGCGAGGTGCTTGGCTATGTCGGCCTCGCCGGCCCCGCCGAGCTACTGCGCGCGCAACTTCATTTTTCGATCTTTTCGCCAGGCGAGCTATTTCGCGACGCCTCGCCCTCGCCATGGACCATGTACGATGGCAGCGCGGGCGGTCGGTTCTGCGATGTTGCCGACTTAGTCGCGCTCGTCGATGCCGATGGCAACGGCGATTTTTCGCGCGACGAACTGACCGACCTTTTTCTAAGCCTGGCGATCGCGATCTCTTGCGCTGGCTGGTGA
- a CDS encoding PD40 domain-containing protein, which produces MDFSSFPPEQEQSFVVYEQHMVDGLAKAKTAAIVTAVALVVMIAGIFFAVPPKRVAETTETTPAEVTKTAGPRRRPPASKLLRRSVSFRIFFSRALGVLPGAAIALSALPSCQSPTGGRAVTAAGERQEHAVAIVTERRAGGRLVAIGGSGDRLYEVVEAAQTSVIDRAASVSADGKRLVFASSRGRDSVHQSSLWVASLEGPVGVPSTPVRLTVDAAIDTDPVWLADGRTVIFASNRGGTFDLWRIDASLEGTATKPERLTDAPGDELMLSARADGAVAYTSIVRVAGGAAQSTIEVRLPDGTIEPWTQGPADTTPTFGAAGIYFSAPHARGGAVDADIAFVASPGATPRWVVELGGTDESGPSLSADERWIFFTSVVRGEGGKPVWSSVAHLDQREKPPQARMLVDRAGAVIRSSPAALAGPHDAAALHRNPPYLDELLRIHADLRRIGERDLRTPAPTATPADPR; this is translated from the coding sequence ATGGACTTTTCGTCATTTCCGCCCGAACAAGAGCAGAGCTTTGTCGTCTACGAACAACACATGGTGGACGGCCTCGCCAAAGCCAAGACCGCCGCGATCGTTACCGCCGTCGCCTTGGTGGTGATGATCGCAGGCATCTTTTTCGCGGTGCCGCCCAAGCGCGTAGCTGAGACGACCGAGACCACCCCTGCCGAAGTTACCAAGACCGCGGGCCCGCGGCGGCGCCCGCCAGCAAGTAAGTTGTTGCGGCGCTCAGTGAGCTTCCGCATTTTTTTTTCGCGCGCGCTCGGCGTCTTGCCAGGCGCGGCTATTGCCCTAAGTGCGCTGCCCAGCTGCCAAAGCCCAACGGGGGGGCGGGCCGTCACCGCGGCGGGCGAGCGCCAGGAGCACGCGGTGGCCATTGTCACCGAGCGGCGGGCGGGTGGCAGGTTGGTGGCAATCGGCGGCAGCGGCGATCGTTTGTATGAGGTGGTGGAGGCGGCGCAAACCTCGGTCATTGACCGCGCGGCGAGCGTATCGGCCGATGGCAAGCGTCTCGTGTTTGCCTCCTCGCGTGGGCGCGACAGCGTGCATCAGTCAAGCTTGTGGGTCGCCTCCCTTGAAGGCCCCGTAGGCGTGCCATCGACGCCCGTGCGGCTAACGGTTGATGCGGCCATCGATACCGACCCGGTGTGGCTGGCCGATGGGCGCACGGTGATATTTGCTAGCAACCGCGGCGGCACATTTGATCTTTGGCGCATCGACGCATCGCTCGAAGGCACGGCGACCAAGCCGGAGCGCCTGACAGACGCGCCAGGCGATGAGCTGATGTTGTCGGCGCGCGCCGACGGCGCGGTGGCGTATACGTCGATCGTGCGCGTCGCGGGCGGGGCCGCGCAAAGTACGATCGAGGTGCGCTTGCCGGATGGGACGATCGAGCCGTGGACGCAAGGCCCGGCCGATACGACGCCAACGTTTGGCGCGGCGGGGATTTATTTCTCGGCGCCGCATGCGCGGGGCGGCGCCGTCGACGCGGATATCGCGTTTGTCGCCTCCCCGGGCGCCACGCCGCGCTGGGTGGTCGAGCTCGGCGGCACCGATGAGAGCGGGCCTTCGCTGTCGGCGGACGAACGCTGGATATTTTTTACGTCGGTGGTGCGCGGGGAGGGCGGCAAGCCGGTGTGGTCATCGGTGGCGCACCTCGATCAGCGTGAAAAACCGCCGCAAGCGCGTATGCTAGTCGATCGCGCGGGTGCGGTGATACGCAGCTCGCCGGCGGCTTTGGCTGGCCCTCACGACGCGGCGGCGCTTCATCGCAATCCGCCGTATCTCGATGAATTGCTGCGCATTCATGCCGACCTACGGCGCATCGGCGAGCGGGACTTGCGTACGCCAGCGCCGACCGCTACCCCAGCGGATCCGCGATAA
- a CDS encoding YcbK family protein — MLPRWHVAGWLFAAQLMALVTSAARANSAAVAPPPLAAAGSPDKKSLYLTAKADEAKQPHRKHARARDARRSRAPAVRLVNLHNLWTKEWLVVEVPLRGDISPPSPARVRAFLRCHFTDEEIEALDQRPLRLALEAARHFKASRIDIISGYRSPKYNLMLRKKGREVARDSQHTKGNAVDIRLPDVSPRALSKWIRGKRLGGVGIYRTSGFVHVDSGPIRSWSGR; from the coding sequence ATGTTGCCTCGATGGCACGTCGCTGGGTGGTTGTTCGCGGCGCAGCTCATGGCGCTGGTAACGAGCGCGGCGCGGGCCAACTCGGCGGCGGTGGCGCCGCCGCCGTTGGCGGCCGCGGGCTCGCCGGACAAAAAGTCGTTGTATCTGACCGCGAAGGCCGACGAGGCCAAGCAGCCACATCGCAAGCACGCGCGCGCCCGCGACGCTCGGCGCAGCCGCGCGCCCGCGGTGAGGCTCGTCAACCTGCACAACCTTTGGACCAAGGAATGGCTCGTCGTCGAGGTGCCATTGCGCGGAGACATTTCACCGCCCTCGCCCGCCCGCGTGCGGGCGTTCTTGCGCTGCCACTTTACGGATGAAGAAATCGAGGCGCTCGACCAGCGCCCGCTGCGGCTAGCGCTCGAGGCTGCGCGCCACTTTAAGGCGTCACGGATCGACATTATTTCGGGCTACCGCTCGCCCAAGTATAATCTTATGCTGCGCAAGAAAGGCCGCGAGGTCGCGCGCGACAGCCAACACACCAAGGGCAACGCGGTCGATATTCGGCTGCCAGATGTTTCGCCCCGAGCCTTGTCAAAATGGATTCGCGGCAAGCGGCTTGGTGGGGTCGGCATCTATCGGACGAGCGGATTTGTTCACGTCGACAGCGGTCCGATTCGTTCGTGGTCTGGCCGCTAG
- a CDS encoding ThiF family adenylyltransferase codes for MPGPRCLVIGAGALGGPIALGLASHGVALRIVDDDVVELSNLPRQIQFCDDDVGGPKVVALRERLREAGGEAGGPDIEVEAVRFVATNARRLLADVALIIDASDSPVAKFLACDQAIAHGVPYLIAAAIGTGGNLFIGAPGHACYRCLFEAPPDDADTCASAGVLAPICGIVAQLAVQAAMQLLRSPTTVPFGSLTSASLDGEGPPWRRTTFQQRVGCACQHRRAPLAVYANNS; via the coding sequence ATGCCAGGGCCCCGCTGCCTGGTAATCGGCGCCGGCGCCCTCGGCGGCCCCATAGCGCTTGGCCTAGCCTCGCACGGCGTCGCCTTGCGCATCGTCGACGACGACGTCGTCGAGCTCTCGAATTTGCCGCGACAGATCCAGTTTTGCGATGACGATGTCGGGGGACCCAAGGTCGTCGCGCTGCGCGAGCGTTTGCGTGAGGCCGGCGGCGAGGCCGGCGGGCCTGATATAGAGGTAGAGGCGGTCCGGTTTGTTGCGACGAATGCGCGCCGCTTGCTGGCGGACGTCGCGCTAATCATCGATGCCAGCGATAGCCCGGTGGCGAAATTCCTCGCCTGCGATCAGGCGATCGCGCATGGCGTGCCCTACCTGATCGCGGCAGCTATTGGCACGGGAGGCAACCTGTTTATCGGCGCGCCGGGTCACGCTTGTTATCGCTGCTTGTTCGAGGCGCCACCCGACGACGCCGACACGTGCGCCAGCGCCGGCGTGCTGGCACCCATCTGCGGCATCGTCGCCCAACTCGCGGTGCAAGCAGCGATGCAGCTCCTGCGCTCGCCCACGACCGTGCCCTTCGGCTCGTTAACTAGCGCTAGCCTTGACGGCGAAGGTCCGCCGTGGCGCCGCACAACCTTCCAGCAGCGCGTTGGCTGCGCATGCCAGCACCGCCGCGCGCCGCTGGCCGTTTACGCCAACAATTCGTAA
- a CDS encoding FHA domain-containing protein: MKRAGMACGLVVCAMASWQQGPWGRAFADPPSVRPPVVLDALRIEPSPLPGRAMLQLLVRAVDATGNPRAIATASGGGGWRLIMGQRELDVPVVISRASAADVETALALVISTSPDFGTVLPLIAHALDEEILAALRKDDRVAVLTYATTIGGTSRMATVAGAKAALQAIAPDEEAASPAFADAVERAIAAVERYRSDRPGVLVRRVVIVVSDGIDGALDRDRITALGVRAARKGVRLFAVAYAPTGSKEPLLNLGELAKQSLGTLRWVRTDAAQAFREQMSRLAAELAEAYVLTAFVLPPAGAADVRALAIIGDAEVKTNELAWRAPSCGVTCTLIEGACSDTACMAAPVTRPLAAQLWRLAPYPLGAVLVLALLLAWRRTGTKRRGGAPLPQQTWVCLRGPTPGATAKVSVGDVLGKHRGCRVTIADPSVSDQHAEIRVDREGNWVIRDLGSTNGTFIGGVRVTQGTLRLGTIVGLGATQWRVMAQT, translated from the coding sequence ATGAAGCGGGCCGGCATGGCCTGCGGGCTTGTCGTCTGCGCCATGGCGTCGTGGCAGCAAGGGCCATGGGGCCGCGCGTTTGCCGACCCGCCGTCCGTCCGCCCGCCGGTGGTCCTTGATGCGCTGCGCATCGAGCCTAGCCCCTTGCCCGGGCGCGCCATGTTGCAGCTTTTGGTGCGCGCGGTTGATGCCACGGGCAACCCGCGCGCAATCGCAACCGCGTCCGGCGGTGGTGGATGGCGGCTGATCATGGGGCAGCGCGAGCTAGACGTGCCGGTGGTCATCTCGCGCGCGTCCGCCGCAGACGTCGAAACCGCGCTCGCGCTGGTGATTTCCACGTCCCCCGACTTTGGCACGGTGCTTCCTTTGATTGCGCACGCGCTTGATGAAGAGATTCTTGCGGCGCTGCGCAAGGACGACCGCGTCGCGGTGCTGACCTACGCCACTACGATCGGCGGCACGAGTCGCATGGCCACGGTCGCTGGGGCCAAGGCGGCGCTGCAAGCGATCGCGCCCGACGAAGAGGCGGCGAGCCCGGCGTTTGCCGATGCCGTCGAGCGCGCGATCGCGGCCGTCGAACGCTACCGTTCGGATCGCCCCGGCGTGCTGGTTCGGCGCGTGGTCATCGTCGTGTCCGACGGCATCGATGGCGCGCTTGATCGCGACCGCATCACGGCGCTGGGCGTGCGCGCGGCGCGCAAGGGCGTGCGCCTTTTTGCCGTCGCCTATGCGCCCACGGGGAGCAAGGAGCCGCTACTAAATCTCGGCGAGCTCGCCAAGCAAAGCCTGGGCACGTTGCGGTGGGTGCGCACCGATGCCGCGCAGGCGTTCCGCGAGCAGATGTCGCGGCTCGCCGCCGAACTCGCCGAAGCGTACGTCCTGACCGCGTTCGTGCTGCCGCCTGCCGGCGCCGCCGATGTGCGGGCCCTGGCGATCATTGGCGATGCGGAGGTTAAGACCAATGAGCTGGCGTGGCGAGCACCCAGCTGCGGCGTGACGTGCACCCTCATCGAGGGCGCGTGCAGCGATACGGCATGTATGGCGGCACCGGTTACGAGGCCGCTCGCGGCGCAACTATGGCGCCTCGCGCCGTACCCGCTGGGCGCCGTGCTCGTGCTTGCGCTACTCCTCGCGTGGCGGCGCACTGGCACCAAGCGGCGCGGCGGCGCGCCCTTGCCGCAACAAACCTGGGTGTGCCTGCGCGGCCCGACCCCCGGCGCCACGGCGAAGGTGAGCGTCGGCGACGTACTCGGCAAGCATCGAGGGTGCCGCGTCACCATCGCCGACCCCAGCGTCTCCGATCAGCATGCGGAGATTCGCGTCGATCGCGAGGGCAACTGGGTGATCCGCGACCTCGGCTCCACCAATGGCACGTTTATCGGCGGCGTACGGGTCACCCAAGGCACGCTAAGACTTGGCACCATCGTCGGGCTGGGCGCCACCCAATGGCGCGTGATGGCGCAGACGTAG